The genomic window CCCAACACCGGGTCTTGGCTCGTCTTACTACCAGAAAAAATTGATGTCAAAATTAAACAGCAATATCCCACACCCACAACCATTGACACCTATCTACTAGCACAGCATAGCGATGGCCCTGGAACTACTCAGTTAATTCATAATTTGCGCCCCCAACACGTTGTCTTCGTGCATGGTTCTGCGGCTTATTTAGCCGACCTAACCAGTTTAGAAGAACTACAAAACCGCTATCACATCCATTCTCCCTTGGCTGGTACACGGGTAGAACTGCCTATTGGCGATACATTTTTACAACCCGCCCCCCCAGAGACTAATTATCAAGGGGAAGTAACAGAATTAGACACAATCATCACCATTACCCTACCCGATGCCATTACAGGCGATCCTCGTTGGCGACAATTTGCAGATACAGGTTTAATTGAAGCCCGTTGGCAGGGAGAAGAATTAGTATTTAGGGGCTTAACCCAACGAGAACTACTGAATCAAAATAGCGATCGCTTTATGATGTCGGATGTCGATTGCTGCGGTACTTGCCGACACCAAAGAGGACAACGCTGTTGGAATCCAGCTTCTCCTTTATATAACTTTAGAGTCACCCTAGAAGGTTACTGTCCCGCTTTCGAGAGTTATGAGTCATGAGTCATGAAATGATTAATCCTGAGTACGAGAGTTTACTCAGGATTAGGGTGTACTTAGAACTAAGTAAGTAGTCAGGGACAGATAAACAGAAGTTTTTGCAGAAAAATGAAGCTATTAAAACTATCTTTCCTTCTGCCTCCTGCCTCGTGCCTCCTGCCTCGTCTATTCAGGATTAGACTCAGGATAATGGTTGCGGATACGCTCGGCTTCTGGACAATCTTCAGTCATGAGTGGTTCTACATTACCGCGTGGGACTGAAGCTAACTTTTGAGTTACAGCACCGATGCTTTCAAGGCGAACCATTTCTTCCCAAGAACAAACTTCGTCTTCTTCTTCTGTTTCATAGCGCAGGGTCACTAAATCGCCTTCTATGTCGAGGATGCGGGCGCGTTCTATCCAGCGTTGCTGGTCCCGCAAGAAAACACATACCTCCCGCCCATCGCAACACAGTTGATAAATCTTGCGGTGTAGCATGTAATGCTTCTGCCTTTTTAAACAACGTAGTTAAACCTTTCAAAATCTGGGTTTTACCCCAAGCAAATGAAACCCTTAAGAGGTGAGTTTCACGGTTAAGAATCAGTGTGTCAGTTAAACCCACCCAAGGGATTGCTATTAGTTGTGAGCATTTAGGGAAATGTTGGGTCATAAACTGGTAGTGACTGCACCAAGATTCTATCTCTTTCAGGGTCATTTAGCGAATGTCTACTTCTTCATGAAAGTAAGAAAATTCGGTACTTGTCCTCACCTGCTGAATATTGGCTGGTAAGTCCTTCCTACCATTATGTAATAAGAAATACTCCAAAACAAGCGATGATTGCGGTTGTTCAATTTGCCTACTTGTAATCATTGGCATTGCTGAGAAGCCTGGGGCTTCGGCTTGACTTTTACCCCTACGTATTTGATCTTAACTCATTCTTTTGCTAACCTTCACGGTTTTCAACAACAAAAGTTCACTAGTTTTGAGTTTAATAATTTTTCCGTGGCACAGATTGGGGATTGGGGACTGGGGATTGGGGATTGGGGACTGGGTAGACATTTTTCTACTCACTACTTCCTACTCACTACTTCCTACTCACCACTCCTTACTCACTACTCCTTACTCACTACTCAGCACTCAGCACTCCTTACTCACCACTATTCGCAAGACTTGTATTGGGTGATAGACTCTATCAGCAGTTGAGAAGATCCTTCTCGTTTAATTTTTCCTGTATGCACTGCATCACATAAATCTGCCAGAACTGCCAAATCTTCTGGCGGATAGCATTTAGTCGCCAGTACCTGATGCAGTAAGCCCTCAGATTCAACGCTCAGATATCCAGTTTGAAAAGCAGATTCAACAAGTGCGCGAATCATCGTGTTTTGGTAGAGTACGCAATTTATCACCTTTAGTTTGGACTACTTTACGTTATTGATCATTGATATAGAACAGCACACCGTTGTGATTCTAATTACAAAAAAGTGTGATCCGTATCACAATGAGTAATACAAAAATTAATGTTAGTTAATGGGGCATTGGATTTTACCCTTGCCCCTGCTTTCTAGTTAAGCTTGAAAAAACTGGCGGAAATCCTCATCCTTGGTACTTAGTTGCACCCAGTCGAGATTTAAGGACTGAAATTTTTGCGCCAAGCGATCGCAGGCGGGGCGTTCGGTGGCATAATGTCCGGCATCGATCAAAATGAGATGGAGATCGCGGCTTTCTTGAAATTGGTGAAATTTACAGTCAGATGTCAGATAAGCTTGTGCGCCTGTTTTCACCACCGCCGAAATATAACTAGCCCCTGAACCACCCAACACCGCCACCCTAGAAATTACTTGCTGTAAATCAGCATTGGGGGAAAATATTAAATCTGGAGGAGTCAGGCTATTTTGAATAACTGTGAGTAATTCCTGTAACGTCAAAAATGGTTCTAATAATCCCACCCGCCCATAACCTAACCCTGCTTGGGTAGGTACAATCGGGGAGACATCTTTTAATTTTAAAATTTGCGCCAAAACGTCAGCCGTACCATCGGCGACGTGATCAAAATTGGTGTGGGCGGTGTAGATACCGATATTGTGGGTGAAGGCTAACCGCGCCATCTCCGCAATTGGTTCACCAGTGCGGAAAGATTTAGGGGGACTGAAAATTAAAGGATGATGGGCAAAGATGAGATTAGCATTTAAGGCGATCGCTTCTTCCATTACCGCCAAAGTTGGTGTTAAACATACCAAAACCCTAGCCGACTCTTGTAATACACCCGGCTCAATCTGCCAGCCACAATTATCCCAGCTTTCGCACCAACTAGGATTAGCCCATGCTTCAAACCAAGTAATTAAATCAGCAATTTTCATCAATGTTTTTGGGGTTGAATATTCAACTCTAATGCTAATTCTTCACGTCTTTCCTGAAAAGGTTGATTCCAAATAGGGGAAGCATTCCAATCCCAAGCAGCCACAGGGATAAGTTCGGCTTTAGCTAGATGAGTTAACAACCGATATTCATCTTCTGGTTCACGGGAGAATGTGAAAGGATTCCGAAAACCGTTATCACACAATTTATAAGATTGAGACTTACCACGATGAATGCGTTGTATAATTTCATTAGCTTTTGTTAACAAATAATCTAGAAATATTAAACTAAAAGGCTCTATGAAAGTGCGTTGTTGTGGATCTTTTTGTACCCACTTTGCCCAATCAAAACCATAGATAAAATCATGAACATAGCGGAAACGGATTTCATTATTAATTCCGAATAACTCTGTTAACAAGACCATCTTGTTAGTAAAAGTTTCTAGAAAATTAGCCGCATCTTCTTCTGTATTTAACGCTTGATATAACATACTACTAACCATAAAATCAAAATCCCAGAAGATATTTTCTGGGAAATTTTGTAATTGGGATTGAACTATCCGTTCTAAAGTATTTTGCAGAGTGTTAATTAATTGATTGTCTATAATATTTTCTCTAATTAATGCTTCTATTTCTACAAAGCTAGTGATTATCTTTTTATGGGGATTAAGACTCAATAGCTTAACATTATGTTGACTCAGGATTTCATCAATAAATTGGAAACTATTGTTTGGTGCAATGTGTTGCGGCATCTTTATTGAGATAGGCTAAAGGCTGCAAATAGTTATTATATATTGTTACAACAGATAAATATATTTAACATAAATAAACTTAACCATCAATCAAGATATCTTCTGGTAAAGGGTTATTGAAATATCGTGATATCAACACTTTACCCGGATTTTTCACCAATTCTTGCAACCTCAGTCCAGAGTCCGTAGGAGCGGGTTAAGCGAAATATCCGTGAATAATTCAAGTATATCTGTGAACCCGCCCCTACTGTTTGTAAGAAATGCGGATTTACCTTTATCTAAGTCGGGAATGAGAGGATAACTATTATTGCTAAGGGTGACTAGACGAGCAACCGGAATACCTTGTTCAGCAATCAAGACTTCTTCACAGAGCAATACTTGATTCAGCAATTCAGTAAATTTGGGATTCGCTTCAGCAACGTTGACAGTGATAGTCATTTGCTTCAATATTGATTAATTCCAAATATTTCTTACAATAACACTGGATGGATAGGCAAAGGGGATCATCCCACTTTTGCCTTTCCTTGCTTTAGCCTAAACCTACATCTGAATGTAATAGAAGAAAAATGAACATCGCCAAACTCAGCACTGATGGCACTCACCAATTTGTGATTTTGCCGGAAGATTTTCAACTCACTGGCACAGAAGTTTATATTAAAAAAATTGGTAATGCAATTGTTCTCATTGCCAAAGATAATCCTTGGGAATCACTCATCGAGAGTTTAGACAATTTCTCCGATGATTTCATGACTACTAGAGATCAGCCACCAATCGATACCAGAGAGAGTTTGTAAATGCGATATCTGCTTGATACCAATATCTGTATTTACCTCATCAAGCATAAACCTCAAAAAGTGTTAGATAAATTCCAAACCTTAAGCCTTTCTGATGTGGGTATTTCTTCCATTACTGTTGCTGAACTCGAATATGGAGTTGCCAAAAGTCAACAACAAAATAAAAATCGCACCGCCTTGCTACAATTTTTGCTACCTCTAGAAATTGTTGAATTCAATCAAGCATCTGCGACGATTTACGGCAGCATTAGAAGTGATCTCGAAAGTAGAGGACTTATCATTGGTGCAATGGATCTACTCATCGCTGCTCATACTCTCAGTTTAGGAGTTACTCTCGTCACCAATAATACGCGAGAATTTGCTCGCATTCCCACACTGTTATTAGAGAATTGGGTTGAGTAGCTTTAAGTAAGCTGATAGGAATAAAACTAACTACATTAGCAGGACTTACGCAAGAGTCACAATTGGTGGTTGGTGCGTGACGCTATAAGTCTCATGACTACGTTCAAATATTCTCGCTGCGTCACGCACCCTACAGAAAAAATATGCCAGTTGCGTAAGTCCTAATTAGGTCATGTAAAGTTATTGTGTTTGAGTTCGTAATAAGGACTAAAGTCCTTACTACAAACCGTCACTATTGGGAAATATGGATAACTAATTCTCTGGTATGACTGCGTTGGCGATGTTCCCAAATATAGATTCCTTGCCAAGTTCCTAAAACTAAATGACCGCGATTAATGGGGATATGTTCAGAAGTGTGAGTCAAGGCTGTGCGGATATGTGCCGGCATATCATCAGCACCTTCAGCATTATGAATATACTGTCCTGATTCTGGTACAAGTTTCGCCATGAAGTTGGCTAAATCAACTAATACATCTGGGTCGGCGTTTTCTTGAATAACTAAACTGGCGGAAGTGTGGCGTAAAAATAATGTACAAAGTCCAGTTTCTACCCCTGATTCGGCAACTGTTGTCTCGATTTTTGAGGTGATGTTCAGGAAGGATTTGCCGTTAGTAGTAATCCTGAGAAGTTTTTGGTAGTGAGTCATAGTTGATGTTTAAAACGCAAAGGTACTCAAAGGTAAGCGCGGAGCTACGCGGAGTTTTTACATTTTTATCGACTGTAAATAATTAATAATAGCTTGTGCGATCGCCTGATTTCCATCTTTAGCTAGTGGCTGTGATTGCTTTGGTGCTTGCAGTGGTTGATTGAGGAAGTCCCAGTCACCTTGAAAAAAGTCCTCTGGTGTGACAATTTGATGCAAGTTGTAATTTACCAGTTCTTCTAAAAGAAAAGCCGCTTCCGCAAAATTATCACGGGGAATGGTGACAATAGGGACATCGAATAGGGTAGCCTCAGAAAATGTACCGTAGCCAGGCTTAGAAACAACCCGTCCGCAAAGGGGCATAAAATCGACGGGACGGAATTTTCGGTCATTAATTTTGATTAAATTGGGTAAATCTGGCGCAGACTGATCAAAGACAATAAATTGCCAGTCGGGGAAATGACGGAGGTTGTCGTAGGGAATTTCTTGTAAACCCAAACCACCGAAAGTTAACAAGATAGTTTTGTCTTGAGGTGCGGTGATACCCCAAATAGAACGTATTTTCTCAGCCGAGTAACGGGGAGTACCACCAGTTAAGCCGACATCGGTAATATTAGGGAAAGCTGGTAAAGGTTCATGAAAGGGTAAACGAAACAAGCGATCGCACTCTCGATAACACTCACTAATCCAATCAGCTATAGCCAAAAATTCCCCACCCCAGTCACGGTAGATGAAATCCCAGCCGAAATTACTCATCATCCAACAAGGTATACCTGCTTTTTGAGCAAATAAAGGCGCGAGGAAAGGAATATCCGCCAATATCAACTGCACACGATTTTGGCGAATGAAATTTACTTCGGAAGCAATTAACGAATTTTGCTGCTTTTTAATCTCCAGTAACTTCGCCAAAGTTGCGTCTTTATCCATATTTAAGCTATCCGCTTGCACCACCCCCAAATCAAAAGCGCGGGGACGATGGATAAAATCACCTTCTATGTAACATTCTAGCAACCACCTAGGCGCAGTAGTCACCATAATTAACAAGACTTCTGGACATAACTTTTGAATTGTCGCAGCTACAGATGCGGTACGGGTAGCATGACCAAAGCCGTGGTTTGTGATAGCTACATATAAAATTGGGCGTTTCATGTTGGGGTGTGAGGAGTCTGTACGGAACTTCAGCTAAAGAGAACTAGTACCGCAAAGCGGAAGTCAAAAGTCAAAAGTCAAAAATCAAAATGAAGGCAGCGTAAGGGTTTTGTTGATTTGGAATGGGTGGTTTATTTACGCCGTACTGTACTAGTGGTAATGACTGGAATCTTGGAGACTGCCGCAATGTTTACAGTGTGGTAAATGTTTGTAAGTCAGATTATGGCAGTTTTGACATTCAACATATTGATAATAACCACAGTGGGGACAATAGGCATCATTCTGTTGAATTTTTTTCGCACATTTGACGCAGCGTGATTTTTGAACTCTGCTAACAGCCTGAAGTTTAGGGTTAAGGATAATTTTTTGAAAAAACTTGATGATGCCAAAACCAATTAAGGGAATTAGCAAGATATAAACATAGCTGATGAGGAAAAGTAATCTACCCAGAATGGTACTAATAAAATCAAATATAACTTGAGAGATTACGCCAAATTGCAGAAATTCAAAGGTTTTGAGGATTAATGGAATAAAAAATATTACCAACAAATGCCAGCTAATCAGGGAAATGAGTCCGTATCTTCTACGCTGGGAAAATTGATGCACTAATAAGGCGACGAAAATCAGTGGTAATAGAAACAAAGACTGAAAAGCCAATTGGATACTTGGATACCAAAACGATGCTTGCTTATAGCCTTGTTCAATTTTTGTAAATTCATTCTCTTTCTGAAGAAAGCCTAAAAAACTAACACTTTCTGGTTGATTGAGTAGTTCATTCTTTAGCAGGGAAATTTCTTGTTTTCGTTGGGAAATCTTGAGATTATTTTGATCTAATTCTTGTTTAGCTTTTTCGGCACTGACTTGATTAATTGATTGTCCACGAGGTTGTCCGGCAATCTTTTCTAAGAGTGTAGAGTCATACTGAGCGCGAATCTGATTATTAGATTGTTGAAAATTACTGATTTGTACTTGTTTCTGGTCAATGGTTTTGATGGTTTGCTGATTTTTGGAGTTATTAATCTTATCTTGGTACTCTGCATACTGTAAACAAGTGGGCGAAACTTTTCCTAGATGACCTGCTTCAGCTTGTTGATATATTTCTGAGCGGCTAGGTGTATTATTACTAGCAAATTGCAATGATAGCCTGACAATTTCATAGTTTTTATCTTTAGTAGTTTGTTTGCTGTAACTTTGCCATTCGGAATAACAAGGGTAAGCTTGTGTGGGACTGAGATGCCATCTACTAATATCATCTAGTCCTGTAAAAACGTTGATTAATATAAAAATATCAATCAAGATAATCACAATCAAACTTACTCTATTTAGAGGTTCATTGTTGATGTTTTTTGATTTATTAAAGAATTGCTTTAATATCCGACGAATTTTGGTAAACATATTTTTTCAACTGATATGGTATTAATTAATCAATGTAGTTTTGTAAGTTTGTAGTAAGCACTTTAGTGCTTAGAAAAATCAGGACTAAAGTCCTTACTACGAACTTGCAACTTGCTGGAATATTATTGCCACTCCTCGAATTCATTATTCCTATTACGTAGTAATGAGGTAATTTTAGTGCGGTGGGTTTCAAAGTTAGCGGCGATGGAAATTAGGGCAACACCAACTAGTAACCCAACTACCCATTTGAGGAAGGGGTAGCGCAAACTAAATATCACTAATTGGTAAATACTAGTAATGAAAAAGGCGGTTGTGCCAACGTAAAGAAATGCCCGCACACGTAAAGCTAACCCGGCAAAAATAGCAATCAGGGCAAATCCTCCCGGTATTAAGGGCGTATGTTGATAAAATACAATTGCCCAGCCGCAAATTATACCACTGCTGATTAATCTTAAAGTGTGACGGGGGAGTTTATTTTCTGACTGTTGCAGTGGCGGGTCTACTTGGGCAAGATACAGCAGTGATAAACCAATCACTGTCACATACCATAAGGAATCATTCAGGCGTAACCTATCAAACCACAAAAACAACGCCCAATCTATCAAGACCACACTAATATATGTGAAGCGAATGTTTTCACCCAGCTTGGCTAGAAAAACATAGTACCCAGCCGCAATTACCAAGGTAATCGGGTAAACTTCTAGTCTAGTTTCCCCCAGAATCACTAGGGGGACAATGTAAGCGGCTAGTCGCCAAGGTTGTTTAGACCAGCCCCAACGCTCCCAAGGTAGACTGTATAAAAAGTAAGCAAATACGCAGGCGATCGCACCATTCCAAGGTACTAACGCCCCTGTGATAAACTGTCCTACGGCGGTTTCTCGCCAATAAACCCTCATCCCAGCTATTAATAAGAAGCCGAGGTACACCCAAAAGTCTGCTGTGGGGATGCGTCCAAAAACTAGGGTGTCATTTTCGTTAGCAGGTTGTTTACCTTGCAAGATGGCATAGGAAATCAAAAATGCCCCTGTTCCTAATCCCACCATACGGTTAACTTGAATAGGTAGGACAATTGCCGCCATGAGTAAGCCGCTACTCCAAACCCAATGCAGATGGGCAATACCTTTGAGTTCTTGGGGGGTGAGGCGTAACCATGTTGTCAGCCACGGGGTAAGGACGCGGTAGACTGACATGATAGTCGTACCCAAGGCAGCCATTGCAATTAAGCCGTCACCTAAGCCGCCGCCGGAGGCTTGCAACATTTGGTAGAAGAGGAGTTCATAGGCAGAGATAGAAATGCCGATAATCCCCAAATACAGCAAGGGTTTTAAGTCGCGGTTGCGTCGTCCTACCCCAACAAAGATTAATGCTACACCCAAAGAAGCCAACCCCGACCAATTGGTAAAGACATTTACCCGCAGCAATACACTAAATGCACCATAAATCAAGGGTAAAACGTGGAAGCTGCTGGGAAGTCGAGTTAATTGGAATCTGCGCCGCCACCATTCGCCCAAAATCTGCGAGAATAAACCCAAGGCAATGTTAGCGATCGCAATACGAATAATTGAATGTTCCCCAAAGCCCAAAACTTCGGCAAC from Nostoc sp. UHCC 0870 includes these protein-coding regions:
- a CDS encoding DUF6679 family protein: MLHRKIYQLCCDGREVCVFLRDQQRWIERARILDIEGDLVTLRYETEEEDEVCSWEEMVRLESIGAVTQKLASVPRGNVEPLMTEDCPEAERIRNHYPESNPE
- a CDS encoding Nif3-like dinuclear metal center hexameric protein; the protein is MKIADLITWFEAWANPSWCESWDNCGWQIEPGVLQESARVLVCLTPTLAVMEEAIALNANLIFAHHPLIFSPPKSFRTGEPIAEMARLAFTHNIGIYTAHTNFDHVADGTADVLAQILKLKDVSPIVPTQAGLGYGRVGLLEPFLTLQELLTVIQNSLTPPDLIFSPNADLQQVISRVAVLGGSGASYISAVVKTGAQAYLTSDCKFHQFQESRDLHLILIDAGHYATERPACDRLAQKFQSLNLDWVQLSTKDEDFRQFFQA
- a CDS encoding type II toxin-antitoxin system Phd/YefM family antitoxin — translated: MTITVNVAEANPKFTELLNQVLLCEEVLIAEQGIPVARLVTLSNNSYPLIPDLDKGKSAFLTNSRGGFTDILELFTDISLNPLLRTLD
- a CDS encoding antitoxin — its product is MNIAKLSTDGTHQFVILPEDFQLTGTEVYIKKIGNAIVLIAKDNPWESLIESLDNFSDDFMTTRDQPPIDTRESL
- the vapC gene encoding type II toxin-antitoxin system tRNA(fMet)-specific endonuclease VapC, which translates into the protein MRYLLDTNICIYLIKHKPQKVLDKFQTLSLSDVGISSITVAELEYGVAKSQQQNKNRTALLQFLLPLEIVEFNQASATIYGSIRSDLESRGLIIGAMDLLIAAHTLSLGVTLVTNNTREFARIPTLLLENWVE
- a CDS encoding secondary thiamine-phosphate synthase enzyme YjbQ; the protein is MTHYQKLLRITTNGKSFLNITSKIETTVAESGVETGLCTLFLRHTSASLVIQENADPDVLVDLANFMAKLVPESGQYIHNAEGADDMPAHIRTALTHTSEHIPINRGHLVLGTWQGIYIWEHRQRSHTRELVIHISQ
- a CDS encoding glycosyl transferase, which gives rise to MKRPILYVAITNHGFGHATRTASVAATIQKLCPEVLLIMVTTAPRWLLECYIEGDFIHRPRAFDLGVVQADSLNMDKDATLAKLLEIKKQQNSLIASEVNFIRQNRVQLILADIPFLAPLFAQKAGIPCWMMSNFGWDFIYRDWGGEFLAIADWISECYRECDRLFRLPFHEPLPAFPNITDVGLTGGTPRYSAEKIRSIWGITAPQDKTILLTFGGLGLQEIPYDNLRHFPDWQFIVFDQSAPDLPNLIKINDRKFRPVDFMPLCGRVVSKPGYGTFSEATLFDVPIVTIPRDNFAEAAFLLEELVNYNLHQIVTPEDFFQGDWDFLNQPLQAPKQSQPLAKDGNQAIAQAIINYLQSIKM